The Paenibacillus sp. FSL R7-0345 DNA segment CCGGAAAAAATCGGTCAATTTACCTCACCGCTGATCATTTGGTTCTACAAAATTCTTTACCCTTTAATTTGGCTGATGAACGGCTCGGCCAATCTGCTGGTAGGCCTGTTCGGCATGAAGCCGGCCAGTGAACACGGAGATGCGCATTCCGAAGAAGAAATCCGCCTGATTCTTTCCGAGAGCTACGAGAACGGCAAGATCAACAAAGCTGAATATGGCTATGTGAACCGTATCTTTAATTTTGACGAAATGCTGGCAAAAGAAATTATGGTGCCGCGCACCGACATGATCTGCCTGTTCACCGATAATACGCTTAAAGAGAATTTTGATATTATCCGTAAAGAGCAGTACACCCGTTTCCCGGTTGCTGACGGCAGCAAGGACAACATTATCGGGATGATTAATACGAAGCAGCTCTATCTGCAGTATGACAATAATAATGCTGACTTTGATTTCAAAAAACTGATTTTGCCGCTCCTGACAGTATCTGAGGTAACTCCGGTCAAGACCCTTTTGACCCGCATGCAGATGGAACGCGTACATATCGCCCTGCTGCTGGATGAATACGGTGGTACTTCCGGTCTGATCACAATTGAGGATATCCTCGAAGAGATTGTCGGCGAGATCCGTGACGAGTTTGACGGTGATGAGAGCAAAAACGTGGAACAGCTGGATGAATCCCGCTACCTGTTCGACGGTAAAGTATCCCTTATTGAACTTAAGCAACGGGCCGGCATTGATCTTCATGACGATGAAGTAACCACAATCGGCGGCTGGCTGTACAGTCACATGGCGGAACCTGCCATCGGCAAAAGTATGGAGCATGAGCATATTACGCTAACCGTCCGTGAGATGAACAAGAACCGGATTCGCAAAGTCGAAGTGTTTATCGGCGAGAAAGACGCAGATGGACAGTCAACGGAATAATTCAGTTTATATATAAAATAACAAGAGGCGCCCCTGTACAGGAGCGCCTCTTGTTATTTTATTTTACAGACTGCTGCTTAACTATATTTAAGCAAGCAGCTTGGCCATATAATACTCATCTACCCATTCTCCATTTATGTACAGGGACTTTTTCTTCATCCCCTCAATTTCGAAGCCGCATTTCTTATATAGCGCTATTCCCCGCTCATTATGGGCCATCACGGTCAGTTCAAGTCTCACAATTCCGCAGGAGCGCGCCCAGGGTTCCATCTCCCGGAACAATCCGCTGCCGATTCCCAGGCCCTGAAAGGCTGTACGGATGCCGATAACAATGTAGGCACTGTGCCTGATCCGCTTCAGCTCCCCGCCGCTCACTGAAATGTATCCGGCCAGCTCACCGTCTGCTTCGGCCCCGATCAGAATGGAATTAGCGGACTTCGCGGTACTCTCAATCCTCTCTCTGACCTGCTGTACACTAGTCTGCCGCTCATTCGGCTCCAGCAGCATGAAGGCAGTCTCCTCGTCCAAGGAATGCTGCAGGCTGAGCAGCCTGCCGGCATCCTCTGGAACAAGTTCTCGGAATATTACACTCACTCTAATTTCCTCCGTTTAACTCATGTTATTCGTTTACTTAATCCAAATATTTTTTATACAGCCGGCTTCCTCCACCGTCATAACCCAGCCGTTCATAAAAACGGTGGGCGTCTTCCCTGCGGGCATTGCTGGAGAGCATTACTTTCAAGGCTCCGCGGCTCCTTGCCGTTTCTTCAGCATGACGCATAAGGGCGGCTCCGCAGCCTTGCCCACGTGCATGAGATGCGGTTACAACGCGTTCGATAACGGCGAACGGGCGGTCGCCGCTAAGCGCATCCATGCACAGATGAAGGTGTACAGTGCCTATGACCTCTCCTTGCATTTCATAGATGTATAACAAGCTGTCCGGATTTGCGCTGATGTCCCGGATTCTGTCCGGCGATACCCGGATGTCAGGATGATCTGGCAGCAGCTGACGGTATAAAGCCTCGAGCGCGCCTGCATCCTGCGGCAATGCTTCTCTGATCATAAAGAAAGCTCCTTTTCATCTCAACTGTATCGACTTACAGTTAGCGCCACAGCTGTCAACAGCGGCAGACCATCAGCACGTTTCCGTCCGGGTCTTTGAAGTTAAACCAGTGATCATTTTCAATATCGGTAAGAAGTTCTGCTCCGCTTGCTTTGACAAAATCATAGGCGGCATCTATATCCTCTGTATTCAAGTGAAAGGCAGGTACTTTTAGTACGGACTCTGACGTAAAAATTTTGCTGTCCAGCACAATTCCCGGACCCTGCATCGGCACCACATATAGATGACCAAACAAGACTTCGCCGTCCTGCGGAAGTCCAAGTAAGCTGCAATACCAGCTTCTCGACCTTTCAATATCACTTACCGGGATAAAAACGGCACCAACCTGATTCAGAATCGGACTTGTCACAGCAAGCATAGCCTCCTCTTAATTAAGTAGCATAATTTAACATTACACTTTAGGTTATTCGATAAAATCTGTCAATTCCCTGCACCCTTTATTGAAGCGGCACTAACTTATGCTATAATCTTGGAGGATAATTACAAGACTTCGGGGGATTGATGGTTTGGCTAATATATCACTCGGGCAATTAAGACTGACACCGCCCAAAATATTATCATTAGGCTTCGTACTGCTGATCGCAATCGGAACCCTGCTGCTTTGCCTGCCTGCCGCTTCAACAAGCGGACGGATTTCCTTCATTGATGCCTTGTTCATGGCCACCTCTGCCACCTGTGTAACCGGACTTGCCGTCATTGATACCGGCACCCAGCTGACCGTATTCGGCCAGATTGTGCTGCTCGTGCTGTTCCAGTTCGGCGGACTCGGCTTTGTTACCATGGCGACGCTGATTACGCTGGTGCTGAACAAGCGGATTTCCCTGAAGGAACGGCTGCTGCTGCAGGAATCGATGAATCAGAATTCGATGCAGGGAATTGTAAAGCTGATCCGCCGGGTGCTCATCTATTCACTCGTTATTCAGCTCATCGGAGCTCTGCTGTTTACGGTCAGATTTATGATGGACATGCCGGCAGGCAAAGCTGTTTATTACGGCCTATTTCATAGTGTATCCATCTTTAACAATGCCGGCTTTGACCTGTTTGGTGATCTGCACGGCCCGTTCAGCGGACTTACACGGTATGTGGAAGACCCGATCGTTAACATTACCTCCATGCTGCTGATCTTTCTCGGCGGCATCGGCTTTATCGTATTGTCCGATATCGTCGATTTTCCGAAGCGCAAGCGGCTGACCCTGCACTCCAAGGTCGTCCTTTCTACCTCAGCGG contains these protein-coding regions:
- a CDS encoding hemolysin family protein, whose product is MGIGLSLTLVAILIVLTAFFVATEFAVVRLRGSQVSQMVLDGKKNALAVQRVAANLDGYLSACQLGITITALGIGALAEPAFEQLILPLFDLANISHSVSEPIAFALAFIIATFLHVVVGELAPKTAAINIPEKIGQFTSPLIIWFYKILYPLIWLMNGSANLLVGLFGMKPASEHGDAHSEEEIRLILSESYENGKINKAEYGYVNRIFNFDEMLAKEIMVPRTDMICLFTDNTLKENFDIIRKEQYTRFPVADGSKDNIIGMINTKQLYLQYDNNNADFDFKKLILPLLTVSEVTPVKTLLTRMQMERVHIALLLDEYGGTSGLITIEDILEEIVGEIRDEFDGDESKNVEQLDESRYLFDGKVSLIELKQRAGIDLHDDEVTTIGGWLYSHMAEPAIGKSMEHEHITLTVREMNKNRIRKVEVFIGEKDADGQSTE
- a CDS encoding GNAT family N-acetyltransferase: MSVIFRELVPEDAGRLLSLQHSLDEETAFMLLEPNERQTSVQQVRERIESTAKSANSILIGAEADGELAGYISVSGGELKRIRHSAYIVIGIRTAFQGLGIGSGLFREMEPWARSCGIVRLELTVMAHNERGIALYKKCGFEIEGMKKKSLYINGEWVDEYYMAKLLA
- a CDS encoding GNAT family N-acetyltransferase; the encoded protein is MIREALPQDAGALEALYRQLLPDHPDIRVSPDRIRDISANPDSLLYIYEMQGEVIGTVHLHLCMDALSGDRPFAVIERVVTASHARGQGCGAALMRHAEETARSRGALKVMLSSNARREDAHRFYERLGYDGGGSRLYKKYLD
- a CDS encoding VOC family protein; translation: MTSPILNQVGAVFIPVSDIERSRSWYCSLLGLPQDGEVLFGHLYVVPMQGPGIVLDSKIFTSESVLKVPAFHLNTEDIDAAYDFVKASGAELLTDIENDHWFNFKDPDGNVLMVCRC
- a CDS encoding TrkH family potassium uptake protein; protein product: MANISLGQLRLTPPKILSLGFVLLIAIGTLLLCLPAASTSGRISFIDALFMATSATCVTGLAVIDTGTQLTVFGQIVLLVLFQFGGLGFVTMATLITLVLNKRISLKERLLLQESMNQNSMQGIVKLIRRVLIYSLVIQLIGALLFTVRFMMDMPAGKAVYYGLFHSVSIFNNAGFDLFGDLHGPFSGLTRYVEDPIVNITSMLLIFLGGIGFIVLSDIVDFPKRKRLTLHSKVVLSTSAALILLGAAIFFWLELNATLKPLHAGGKLMASFLQAITPRSGGVTTIDIPLMRESTQFLMILLMFIGAAPGSTGGGIKITTFAILAVTAYSKIRGKEDIVMFRHRISKDNVYRAITMTLLSLMLVVIATMLLSVTESADFLTVLFEAVSAFGTSGITMGLTPELTTPGKILVIILMFVGRTGPLTLAYAIKPKKNKELFRYPEGNITIG